The following are encoded in a window of Mycobacterium vicinigordonae genomic DNA:
- a CDS encoding type I polyketide synthase gives MEQGGREALAIVGIGCRFPGGAHSVEAFWNSLCGETDATCVVPETRWDAGRYFDPNPAKVGKMVTFRGGFLNQIDQFDPQFFGISPREANLLDPQQRLLLETTWEALEDGGIPADALAGTDVGVFVGGFTLDYQLLQNQGRTSRYRLKTHSATGMMMTMLANRISFTFDFRGPSMTVDTACSSSLVAVHLAAQSIWNGECHLAVAGGVNIMIGPNTAIAESKSGFLSPEGRCKAFDVSADGYARGEGGAVVVIKPLGRALADGDEIYAQILGTAVSQDGRTEGITVPSEDAQHAAISTALARAGLSANDIGYVEAHGTGTPVGDPIELRALANALAADRPESDPLLVGSVKANIGHLEAAAGVAGLIKAALVLKHGYVPAQLHLKNPLRTTNIVIPQTGRPFAEGIRRVAGVNSFGFGGTNAHVVLAQPPTPVGNADGTPGRPLVILPISARSGEALTETVQQLASHLGEHPDVTLADLGYTLGRRRSHLNHRRAIVAGSLDEARDQLRALAEGGQISPSRPHPASPKLAFVCSGMGPQWWKMCRGLLDIYPAFADSIQRTDRELSRYTHWSLLDELRADETRSRMAETEVAQPANFAVQVALAAQLAQFGIRPHAVIGHSAGEVAAHHLAGLLTFEQAVQVVYHRSRLQQQTSGLGRMLAVGIGADALMQNLDDKAFDQIGRRVSIAAINSPSAVTLAGDSDVLEDIARQLGEAEIFNRFLTGKVPYHTHYMEAVKEDLCRSLDGLSSGTAAIPLYSTVTGEQLGGYTAGAAYWWQNTRATVLFEAAARRMIEDGYAHFVELGPHPVLAPSIIELAGTQEAERNTEVVVLPAQRRDDDDSRTLMNCVGALYCHGHQIDWDTMYPRAGARLLKLPSYPWQSKRFWNETQEAAEELHYRPVHPLLGQPVSAVHPTWEVELSTAAMPFLEDHQVQGSILVPGAVFVEMALAAAKATYGSTDHSVDNLVLHRALILDGTCDPLLRTTLHQDTGALEFAAFTATADGDLNWTITATAELNTLSRPIRCTVDDSQPLGAISGADFYAHTRTIGFGYGDMFQTVREITAGHGWAVAQLEVPERLAAELGAHRFHPALIDGAFQTLFGARLLDQDQDQETYLPTRIRRSSIFHAPDPNMIVRARVVSATREEIESDITISSQAGKTLATFDGFTVRSLSAASGMSWDQLDKGLYEVVWIAEPARNQDQVPETACSADSSWLILADTSGIGAAVAERLRRCGHRAHLVEHQPVNALAEIDGGYALNPRQAEQLRRLLDLHLERERGLAGVVDCWPLDITSDDATETAHHIGVFTVLRLVKAFADNGAVRPRLHLITGNAQPAPGTESIVADQATIWGLGRVIGHQEFVDYWGGLIDIEPDADTAETAAQICEHVLAGQSEDQIAIRSGQTFVARLRRSGNLTRPFPTKLSPDATYVVTGGSGALGRIVAGYLAERGARHIALLSRSKIPQRSQWSRQTKDDPHCATVDALRRIEHLGARITTASVDITDADQVRAWVDDHNRDGGQPVRGVVHAAGTVNDQLLVNMSEADFAAVLAVKTTGARILHDVFGGQELEFFVMFGSAGSVIAAPGQGNYAAANAFLDAFAHYRHAQGLPALTIGWGPWSVGMVEELKLEKLYRRRGIELITPAAGTRILDRLINQKTASVVAISADWTLARRAGLSGQLPPMFSELGTAAFSAESDAETSILQALSRCAEAERQEVVASHVRRILGAVFEVPAADIGSDDILNDIGMDSMMAMDFRTRVNATFGIDLPVLEILRGVSVSSLAMQILSSLNLGCAELPVAERSEFAGDDIDSMMEQLSNIELRELLAELESLSAEQDTGGAQQ, from the coding sequence ATGGAGCAGGGCGGTCGCGAGGCACTGGCGATTGTCGGAATTGGATGTCGCTTTCCGGGCGGCGCCCATTCCGTGGAGGCCTTCTGGAACTCACTATGCGGTGAAACCGACGCGACTTGCGTCGTTCCCGAAACACGCTGGGACGCTGGACGCTACTTCGATCCGAATCCGGCAAAAGTCGGGAAGATGGTTACCTTCCGAGGCGGGTTCCTCAATCAGATCGATCAATTCGACCCCCAATTCTTTGGAATTTCACCCCGCGAAGCCAATCTGCTGGATCCGCAACAACGGCTCCTACTGGAAACCACCTGGGAGGCGCTGGAAGACGGCGGAATACCCGCAGACGCATTGGCGGGCACCGATGTTGGTGTGTTCGTCGGCGGATTCACCCTCGACTATCAACTGCTGCAAAACCAGGGCCGCACCAGTCGCTACAGGTTGAAGACGCACTCCGCCACCGGAATGATGATGACAATGCTGGCCAACCGTATCTCGTTCACGTTCGACTTTCGCGGTCCCAGTATGACCGTCGATACGGCGTGCTCAAGTTCGCTCGTCGCGGTGCACCTTGCGGCGCAAAGCATCTGGAACGGTGAATGCCACCTAGCGGTTGCCGGGGGAGTGAACATCATGATCGGGCCCAACACCGCCATCGCCGAGTCCAAGAGTGGATTTCTCAGCCCCGAGGGTCGCTGCAAGGCATTCGACGTGTCAGCAGACGGTTACGCGCGGGGCGAAGGAGGCGCCGTCGTCGTCATCAAACCTCTCGGACGGGCACTGGCCGACGGCGACGAGATCTATGCGCAGATACTCGGTACCGCAGTCTCCCAGGACGGACGCACCGAAGGCATTACCGTGCCGAGTGAGGACGCGCAGCACGCGGCGATCAGTACGGCCCTTGCACGGGCCGGGCTGTCTGCCAACGACATCGGATACGTGGAAGCGCACGGCACCGGGACCCCGGTTGGCGACCCGATTGAGTTGCGGGCGCTGGCCAACGCGCTCGCAGCAGACCGGCCGGAATCAGATCCGCTGCTAGTCGGTTCGGTCAAGGCGAACATCGGCCACCTCGAGGCGGCGGCGGGCGTCGCTGGGCTCATCAAGGCGGCTCTGGTGCTCAAACACGGATACGTTCCCGCGCAGCTGCATCTAAAAAATCCGTTGCGTACCACCAATATCGTTATTCCGCAAACCGGACGTCCCTTCGCCGAAGGCATTCGAAGGGTTGCCGGTGTCAACTCATTCGGCTTCGGCGGGACCAACGCGCACGTGGTGCTGGCACAGCCACCCACCCCGGTCGGCAATGCAGACGGTACTCCGGGCCGACCCCTGGTCATCCTGCCGATCTCGGCGCGGTCAGGGGAGGCGCTGACGGAGACGGTCCAGCAACTCGCGTCGCACCTGGGCGAGCATCCCGACGTCACGCTCGCGGATCTCGGCTACACCCTGGGCCGGCGCCGTTCGCATCTGAACCATCGGCGGGCCATTGTCGCGGGTAGCCTCGACGAGGCGCGAGACCAACTTCGGGCCCTCGCCGAGGGTGGGCAGATCTCACCGTCCCGCCCGCATCCGGCTTCACCCAAGCTGGCCTTCGTCTGCAGCGGTATGGGGCCGCAGTGGTGGAAGATGTGCCGGGGGCTTCTCGACATCTATCCTGCATTTGCCGACAGCATTCAGCGCACCGACCGAGAGCTGTCCCGTTACACCCACTGGTCGCTGCTCGATGAACTCCGAGCCGACGAAACCCGATCTCGGATGGCCGAAACCGAGGTCGCACAACCTGCCAATTTCGCCGTTCAAGTCGCGCTCGCGGCGCAACTTGCCCAGTTCGGGATCAGGCCGCACGCGGTGATCGGTCACAGCGCCGGGGAAGTGGCGGCTCATCACCTGGCCGGTCTACTCACCTTCGAGCAAGCGGTTCAGGTGGTGTATCACCGAAGTCGCCTGCAGCAACAGACAAGTGGGTTGGGCCGCATGCTGGCCGTCGGCATCGGCGCCGATGCACTCATGCAGAACCTCGATGACAAAGCATTCGACCAGATCGGGCGGCGGGTGTCCATCGCCGCGATCAACAGCCCCTCGGCGGTGACCCTGGCCGGCGACAGCGATGTGCTCGAAGACATCGCCCGTCAGTTGGGCGAGGCGGAGATTTTCAACCGGTTCCTGACTGGGAAGGTGCCGTATCACACCCACTACATGGAAGCGGTGAAGGAGGATCTCTGCCGGTCGCTCGACGGGCTGTCGTCGGGCACCGCCGCCATTCCGCTGTACTCCACGGTCACTGGCGAACAGTTGGGCGGATACACGGCCGGCGCCGCCTACTGGTGGCAGAACACTCGCGCCACAGTACTTTTCGAAGCAGCGGCGCGGCGGATGATCGAGGATGGATACGCCCACTTCGTCGAACTCGGCCCGCATCCCGTGCTGGCCCCGTCGATCATCGAGCTCGCGGGAACCCAAGAGGCCGAAAGGAACACCGAGGTCGTGGTGCTGCCGGCTCAGCGGCGCGACGACGACGACAGCCGCACATTGATGAACTGTGTGGGGGCGCTCTATTGTCATGGTCACCAAATCGACTGGGACACAATGTACCCGCGAGCTGGAGCACGACTGCTGAAGCTGCCGTCCTACCCGTGGCAATCGAAACGATTCTGGAACGAAACCCAGGAAGCCGCTGAGGAACTGCACTACCGCCCGGTGCATCCGCTGCTGGGGCAACCGGTGAGCGCAGTGCATCCGACCTGGGAAGTCGAATTGAGCACCGCCGCAATGCCGTTCCTCGAGGATCATCAGGTGCAGGGCAGTATCCTGGTACCCGGTGCGGTGTTCGTCGAAATGGCGTTGGCGGCTGCCAAAGCGACGTACGGTTCGACCGACCACAGTGTCGACAACCTGGTACTGCATCGCGCCCTCATCCTCGACGGAACCTGCGATCCGCTGCTGCGGACGACTCTTCACCAGGACACCGGTGCGCTGGAATTCGCAGCGTTCACCGCGACTGCCGACGGCGACCTCAACTGGACGATAACGGCGACCGCGGAATTAAACACGTTATCCAGGCCGATTCGCTGTACGGTGGACGACTCGCAACCCCTCGGCGCGATCAGCGGTGCCGACTTCTACGCCCATACCCGCACAATCGGGTTCGGCTACGGTGACATGTTCCAAACCGTGCGTGAAATCACTGCCGGACACGGCTGGGCGGTGGCTCAGCTCGAGGTTCCCGAGCGGCTCGCGGCTGAACTCGGGGCACACCGATTTCACCCGGCGCTGATCGACGGCGCTTTTCAAACACTCTTCGGGGCAAGGCTTCTCGACCAGGACCAGGACCAGGAGACATATCTTCCTACTCGAATTCGGCGCAGTTCCATCTTCCATGCCCCCGACCCGAACATGATCGTGCGAGCGCGCGTGGTGTCGGCAACGAGAGAAGAGATCGAAAGCGACATCACCATTTCCAGCCAGGCGGGTAAGACGCTCGCCACCTTTGACGGCTTCACGGTCCGATCGCTGTCCGCTGCGTCGGGCATGTCATGGGATCAATTAGACAAGGGGCTCTACGAAGTCGTGTGGATCGCGGAACCCGCGAGGAATCAAGATCAGGTACCTGAAACGGCGTGCTCAGCCGATTCGTCCTGGCTGATTCTAGCAGACACCTCCGGTATCGGCGCAGCGGTCGCGGAGAGGCTGCGCCGATGCGGCCACCGCGCCCACCTGGTTGAACACCAACCTGTCAATGCGCTCGCCGAGATCGACGGTGGCTACGCGCTGAACCCGCGGCAGGCCGAGCAGCTACGCCGACTGCTCGACCTCCACCTCGAGCGGGAACGCGGCCTCGCCGGTGTCGTTGATTGCTGGCCACTGGACATCACCTCCGACGATGCGACCGAAACAGCCCATCACATTGGCGTTTTCACGGTTCTGCGGCTGGTCAAGGCCTTCGCCGACAACGGTGCTGTGCGGCCCCGCCTGCACTTGATCACCGGGAACGCACAGCCGGCGCCCGGAACCGAATCGATCGTTGCCGATCAAGCCACCATCTGGGGGCTCGGCAGGGTCATCGGCCACCAAGAGTTTGTCGACTACTGGGGCGGGCTGATCGACATCGAACCCGATGCGGACACCGCCGAGACGGCAGCGCAGATCTGCGAGCATGTTCTGGCCGGTCAGTCCGAAGACCAGATCGCGATCCGAAGCGGCCAGACCTTCGTCGCTCGGTTGCGCCGCAGCGGTAACCTCACCAGGCCGTTTCCCACCAAACTCAGTCCGGACGCGACGTATGTCGTCACCGGTGGCTCCGGGGCCCTCGGCCGTATCGTCGCCGGCTATCTCGCCGAGCGTGGGGCGCGGCACATAGCGCTGTTGAGCCGAAGCAAGATACCGCAGCGAAGCCAATGGTCACGGCAAACGAAGGACGACCCGCACTGCGCCACCGTGGACGCGCTTCGAAGGATCGAACACCTCGGCGCGCGCATCACCACGGCCAGTGTCGATATCACCGACGCCGACCAGGTGCGGGCCTGGGTGGACGATCACAACCGGGACGGGGGGCAGCCCGTTCGCGGTGTTGTGCACGCCGCGGGAACGGTCAATGACCAACTGCTGGTGAACATGAGCGAAGCTGACTTCGCCGCAGTACTGGCGGTGAAGACCACCGGCGCCCGGATCCTGCACGATGTATTCGGCGGACAGGAGCTGGAGTTCTTCGTCATGTTTGGCTCTGCGGGTTCGGTCATCGCCGCTCCCGGCCAAGGCAACTACGCCGCCGCCAACGCCTTCCTGGACGCATTCGCGCATTACCGGCATGCGCAGGGACTTCCGGCGCTAACCATCGGGTGGGGGCCGTGGTCGGTGGGCATGGTGGAGGAATTGAAGCTGGAGAAGCTTTACCGCCGGCGCGGAATCGAACTCATCACCCCTGCGGCGGGCACCAGGATCCTCGACCGGCTCATCAACCAGAAGACAGCGAGTGTCGTCGCGATCAGTGCCGACTGGACGCTCGCCCGCCGGGCCGGGCTGAGCGGACAGCTGCCGCCGATGTTCAGCGAACTGGGCACCGCGGCGTTCTCGGCTGAATCAGATGCGGAAACCTCCATCCTGCAAGCACTCTCGCGGTGCGCGGAAGCTGAGCGGCAAGAAGTCGTCGCCAGCCATGTTCGTCGGATCCTCGGAGCTGTCTTTGAAGTCCCGGCCGCCGACATTGGGTCAGACGACATCCTCAACGACATCGGGATGGACTCGATGATGGCAATGGATTTCCGAACCCGGGTCAATGCGACGTTCGGAATTGACCTGCCGGTCCTGGAAATACTCCGTGGTGTCAGCGTCAGTTCCCTTGCGATGCAGATACTTTCGAGCCTGAACTTGGGGTGCGCCGAACTCCCAGTTGCTGAACGCTCGGAATTCGCGGGCGACGATATCGACAGCATGATGGAGCAGCTGTCGAATATCGAGCTTCGAGAATTGCTGGCCGAACTGGAGAGCCTATCCGCCGAGCAGGACACCGGAGGTGCTCAGCAGTGA
- a CDS encoding ABC transporter ATP-binding protein, translated as MDQPPAVHVRGLSKAYGRTQAVREVDLDIGRGEIFAILGPNGAGKSTTIEILEGHRTRDAGQVLVLGEDPGTAGRSWRARIGIVLQEASDAGMLTAAETVQMFAKCYGTGRVPGEALELAGLGAVAGKRVRALSGGQRRRLDVALGIVGMPELLFLDEPTTGFDPEARRQFWDLIRSLARDGTTILLTTHYLEEAAVLADRVAVISGGRVVAVDSPDRLTEHVSSAATVRWTERGEVFAVETDRPTDLIRQRSQDGRELAQLTVSRPTLEDAYLQLIGRG; from the coding sequence ATGGATCAGCCCCCGGCGGTACATGTCCGGGGTTTATCCAAGGCATACGGGCGGACCCAGGCGGTGCGGGAGGTGGATCTCGACATCGGCCGCGGCGAGATCTTCGCGATTCTCGGCCCCAACGGGGCTGGCAAGTCGACAACCATCGAAATACTCGAAGGCCACCGTACCCGTGATGCCGGGCAGGTTCTGGTGCTGGGCGAAGACCCTGGAACTGCCGGGCGCAGCTGGCGAGCCCGGATCGGCATCGTGCTTCAGGAAGCTAGCGATGCCGGGATGCTCACAGCGGCGGAAACGGTGCAGATGTTCGCGAAATGCTATGGGACGGGCCGGGTTCCGGGCGAGGCCCTGGAGTTGGCCGGTCTCGGCGCGGTGGCCGGTAAGCGAGTGCGAGCGCTGTCCGGCGGGCAGCGCCGCCGACTGGACGTGGCTCTGGGTATCGTCGGTATGCCCGAGCTGCTGTTCCTGGACGAACCGACCACAGGTTTCGACCCGGAAGCGCGCCGCCAGTTCTGGGACCTCATCAGGTCGTTGGCGCGTGACGGCACCACTATCCTGCTCACCACCCATTACCTGGAGGAAGCGGCGGTACTTGCCGATCGTGTCGCAGTCATTTCGGGTGGGCGTGTGGTGGCGGTGGACTCACCGGACAGACTGACCGAACACGTGAGTTCGGCGGCGACCGTACGGTGGACGGAGCGGGGCGAGGTCTTCGCGGTGGAGACGGACCGCCCGACCGACTTGATTAGGCAGCGATCCCAGGACGGCCGCGAACTGGCGCAGCTAACCGTCTCTCGTCCAACACTGGAGGACGCTTACCTGCAATTGATCGGCCGGGGATGA
- a CDS encoding ABC transporter permease, with translation MGPELKMFYRRPEQVGLTFSMPAVICVLLGSIFSSKLPGSETSTGAVIAASMLAYGILSTSFINLGISIAADRDNGALRRLRGTPATASSYFIGKILLVAIASIAEAVILLSVGVSIFDLRLPDSAFGWFTLWWVFSLGIVSCSLLGIFISNFASNAVSAAVMTNGPAVGLQFVSGTYVPLMALPAWMLTIGSLFPVKWMAQGFRSVLLPPQMVAFEPAGSWELWRIFLILTAWSVGGLIACLTVFRWSDQS, from the coding sequence GTGGGACCGGAATTGAAGATGTTCTACCGTCGCCCCGAGCAGGTCGGCCTGACCTTCTCCATGCCGGCGGTGATCTGCGTTCTGCTGGGCTCAATCTTCTCAAGCAAGCTGCCGGGAAGCGAAACCAGCACTGGCGCAGTGATAGCGGCCAGCATGCTCGCTTACGGCATACTCTCGACGTCGTTCATCAACCTCGGTATCAGCATTGCCGCCGATCGCGACAATGGTGCCCTGCGACGGCTTCGCGGAACACCGGCAACAGCCTCGTCGTATTTCATCGGCAAAATACTGCTGGTCGCGATCGCCAGCATTGCCGAAGCCGTGATCCTGCTATCGGTGGGGGTGTCGATCTTCGACTTGCGCTTGCCCGACAGCGCTTTCGGCTGGTTCACGCTATGGTGGGTGTTTTCGCTCGGCATTGTCAGTTGTTCGTTATTGGGCATCTTCATCAGTAATTTCGCCAGCAACGCGGTCTCCGCCGCCGTGATGACCAACGGCCCAGCCGTGGGCCTGCAATTCGTGTCCGGGACCTACGTGCCGCTCATGGCGCTGCCGGCCTGGATGCTGACCATCGGTTCGCTATTTCCGGTCAAGTGGATGGCACAAGGATTTCGGTCAGTGTTGCTGCCGCCGCAAATGGTGGCCTTCGAACCAGCGGGAAGCTGGGAACTTTGGCGCATCTTCCTGATTCTGACCGCTTGGAGCGTCGGCGGCTTGATCGCGTGCCTAACGGTTTTCCGTTGGTCAGATCAGAGTTAG
- a CDS encoding pyridoxamine 5'-phosphate oxidase family protein: MTHQIHDDTGAAVLSAKECWELLGGTSLGRLVTAVDGRPEIFPVNYAVQRKTILFRTAGGTKLVSTAINNQVVFEVDDHNVTEGWSVIVRGTARSVRGDEEIAEAERAQVLPWTGSEKSHYVRVIPEIISGRRFQFTPAGR, encoded by the coding sequence ATGACTCACCAAATCCACGACGACACTGGCGCCGCCGTCCTGTCGGCCAAGGAATGTTGGGAGTTACTTGGAGGTACCTCATTGGGGCGGCTTGTCACCGCCGTCGACGGGCGACCCGAGATCTTCCCGGTTAACTATGCGGTGCAACGCAAGACAATCCTGTTTCGCACCGCGGGTGGCACCAAACTGGTGAGCACTGCGATTAACAACCAAGTTGTCTTCGAGGTCGACGACCACAACGTCACCGAGGGATGGAGCGTGATCGTCAGGGGTACCGCCCGCTCGGTGCGTGGCGACGAGGAGATCGCGGAAGCCGAACGCGCGCAGGTGCTACCGTGGACCGGCTCGGAGAAATCACATTATGTGCGGGTAATTCCAGAGATCATTTCTGGACGGCGATTCCAGTTCACCCCGGCGGGGCGCTAA
- a CDS encoding VIT1/CCC1 transporter family protein, with the protein MRHDSPRRSARRRHPAEPHVPGTSGRLNWLRAAVLGANDGIVSVAGIVVGVAGATVQRGPIFTAGLAGLVAGAVSMALGEFVSVSSQRDSERALLAKERDELTRAPRTELAELTAIYAAKGLSPQTAARVAEELTAHDAFAAHAEAELKIDPGDLANPWHAAAASSVAFTTGALLPLLAILLPPATWRVPVTFVAVLIALSLTGALSARLGGASVRRAVTRVVLGGAAGLALTYGVGHLFGAAID; encoded by the coding sequence GTGCGTCACGATTCACCGCGTCGATCCGCGCGACGACGGCATCCGGCCGAGCCGCATGTACCGGGCACCTCGGGTCGCCTGAACTGGCTACGTGCGGCGGTTCTCGGCGCCAATGACGGCATCGTGTCGGTGGCAGGCATCGTCGTGGGTGTTGCGGGCGCGACGGTGCAGCGAGGCCCCATCTTCACCGCCGGGCTGGCCGGGCTGGTGGCGGGCGCGGTGTCGATGGCGCTGGGCGAATTCGTTTCGGTATCCAGCCAGCGCGACAGCGAGCGAGCCCTACTCGCCAAGGAACGTGACGAACTGACTCGGGCGCCCCGCACCGAACTGGCTGAGCTCACCGCGATCTATGCGGCCAAAGGTCTTTCACCACAGACGGCGGCGCGCGTGGCCGAGGAACTTACAGCCCATGACGCCTTCGCCGCGCATGCCGAAGCTGAACTGAAGATCGATCCGGGCGACCTGGCCAATCCCTGGCACGCCGCGGCGGCGTCGAGCGTCGCCTTCACCACCGGGGCGTTGCTGCCGCTGCTGGCGATCCTGCTCCCACCGGCTACCTGGCGGGTGCCGGTGACGTTCGTCGCCGTGCTGATCGCCTTGAGCCTGACCGGAGCGCTCAGCGCGCGCCTGGGTGGGGCGAGCGTGCGGCGCGCCGTGACCCGCGTCGTGCTCGGTGGTGCTGCGGGCTTGGCACTCACCTATGGCGTCGGACACCTATTCGGCGCCGCCATCGATTGA
- the adhP gene encoding alcohol dehydrogenase AdhP, protein MTQTLASAAASATDTMRAAVVTEFGQPLQIEELDLPTPGYGEALVKLETSGVCHTDLHAAHGDWPVKPQPPFIPGHEGYGTVVALGPGVDDVKIGDKVGNAWLWSACGSCEYCRTGWETLCESQRNGGYSVNGSFGTYMLVNAAYAARIPDNADPLEVAPILCAGVTVYKGLKVTDTRPGQWVAISGIGGLGHIAVQYARAMGLRVVAIDVDDSKLALASNLGAEVTVNARDCDVVATVQRATGGVHGVLVTAVHPEAFGQAIGLTRRGGTIVFNGLPPGDFPAPIFDIVLKGLTIRGSIVGTRQDMAEALDFYSRGLIRPTVASARLDQINNVFDQMQRGRIDGRVVIDYR, encoded by the coding sequence ATGACCCAGACACTGGCAAGCGCTGCCGCCTCGGCTACCGATACTATGCGCGCGGCCGTCGTCACCGAATTCGGCCAACCGCTGCAGATCGAAGAACTCGACCTACCCACCCCCGGGTATGGTGAAGCTCTGGTCAAACTCGAGACCTCCGGGGTCTGTCACACCGATCTGCATGCGGCGCATGGTGATTGGCCGGTCAAGCCGCAACCACCCTTCATACCTGGCCACGAAGGATACGGCACCGTCGTCGCACTCGGCCCCGGGGTCGATGACGTGAAGATCGGCGATAAGGTCGGCAATGCCTGGCTCTGGTCGGCGTGCGGGAGCTGCGAATACTGCCGCACCGGTTGGGAAACGCTGTGTGAGAGCCAACGCAACGGGGGCTACAGCGTCAACGGCAGCTTCGGCACCTACATGTTGGTCAATGCGGCCTATGCCGCGCGCATCCCCGACAATGCCGACCCTCTGGAAGTGGCGCCTATCCTGTGCGCCGGCGTCACCGTGTACAAGGGACTCAAGGTCACCGACACCAGACCGGGTCAGTGGGTGGCGATCTCCGGTATCGGCGGGTTGGGCCATATCGCGGTGCAGTATGCCCGCGCGATGGGGCTGCGGGTGGTCGCTATCGACGTCGACGACTCCAAGCTCGCGCTGGCGAGCAACCTGGGCGCCGAGGTAACCGTCAATGCGCGGGATTGTGATGTTGTCGCCACGGTGCAGCGGGCTACCGGCGGCGTGCACGGGGTGCTGGTCACCGCGGTACATCCAGAGGCGTTCGGCCAAGCGATCGGGCTGACCCGCCGAGGCGGCACTATCGTGTTCAACGGCCTTCCACCCGGCGACTTCCCCGCGCCGATTTTCGACATTGTGTTGAAGGGCCTCACGATTCGTGGCTCGATCGTCGGTACCCGGCAGGACATGGCAGAGGCGCTGGACTTCTATTCTCGCGGTCTGATCCGCCCCACCGTAGCCAGCGCCAGGCTCGACCAAATCAACAACGTATTCGACCAGATGCAGCGGGGTCGGATCGACGGCCGCGTGGTCATCGATTATCGGTGA
- the exaC gene encoding acetaldehyde dehydrogenase ExaC: protein MTLYARPGSPDALMSYESRYGNFIGGDWVAPTAGRYFENPTPVTGQSFCEIARSDETDVERALEAAHGAAPAWGKTAPAERAAILNKIADRIDEHTPALAVAEVWDNGKPIREAIAADIPLAADHFRYFAAAIRAQEGSLSQIDEDTVAYHFHEPLGVVGQIIPWNFPILMGAWKLAPALAAGNAVVLKPAEQTPASILYLMSLIGDLLPPGVVNIVNGFGAEAGKPLASSNRIAKVAFTGETTTGRLIMQYASQNLIPVTLELGGKSPNIFFSDVLAAGDDFQDKALEGFTMFALNQGEVCTCPSRALIQSDIYDEFLELAAIRTKAIRQGDPLDSQTMLGSQASNDQLEKILSYIEIGRGEGAKVITGGERAELGGDLSGGFYMQPTIFAGNNTMRVFQEEIFGPVVAVTPFDTYDQAMDIANDTLYGLGAGVWSRDGNTAYRAGREIKAGRVWTNCYHAYPPHSAFGGYKQSGFGREGHKMALEHYQQTKNLLVSYRNKAQGFF from the coding sequence ATGACGTTGTACGCACGCCCGGGATCGCCGGATGCGTTGATGTCGTACGAATCGCGGTACGGGAACTTCATCGGCGGCGACTGGGTGGCGCCGACTGCGGGCAGATATTTCGAGAACCCGACGCCGGTGACGGGCCAGTCGTTCTGCGAGATCGCTCGGTCCGATGAGACCGATGTCGAGAGGGCGCTCGAGGCGGCGCATGGCGCCGCCCCGGCGTGGGGCAAGACGGCTCCGGCCGAACGGGCGGCGATCCTGAACAAGATCGCTGACCGCATTGACGAGCACACGCCCGCGCTGGCCGTCGCCGAGGTGTGGGACAACGGGAAACCGATCCGGGAGGCCATTGCCGCCGATATCCCGTTGGCCGCCGATCACTTCCGGTATTTCGCCGCTGCGATCCGTGCCCAGGAGGGTTCCCTGTCGCAGATCGACGAGGACACTGTGGCCTATCACTTCCACGAACCGCTCGGGGTGGTGGGCCAGATCATCCCGTGGAATTTCCCGATCCTGATGGGTGCCTGGAAGCTGGCTCCGGCGCTGGCGGCCGGAAACGCGGTGGTGCTCAAGCCGGCCGAGCAGACTCCGGCCTCGATTCTGTACCTGATGTCGCTGATTGGTGATCTGTTGCCGCCCGGGGTGGTCAACATCGTCAACGGTTTTGGCGCCGAGGCGGGCAAGCCGCTGGCGTCGAGCAACCGCATCGCCAAGGTCGCCTTTACCGGCGAGACCACCACCGGTCGGCTGATCATGCAGTACGCGTCGCAGAACCTGATTCCGGTGACCCTCGAACTCGGCGGCAAGAGCCCCAATATTTTCTTTTCCGACGTGCTGGCCGCTGGCGACGACTTCCAGGACAAGGCGCTAGAAGGGTTCACCATGTTCGCCCTCAACCAGGGCGAGGTTTGCACCTGTCCGTCCCGGGCGCTGATTCAGTCCGACATCTACGACGAGTTCCTGGAACTGGCGGCCATTCGCACCAAAGCTATCCGGCAGGGCGACCCGCTGGATTCGCAGACCATGCTGGGTTCGCAGGCCTCCAACGATCAGCTGGAAAAGATCTTGTCCTACATCGAGATCGGCAGGGGCGAGGGCGCCAAGGTGATTACTGGCGGTGAGCGCGCCGAGTTGGGTGGCGACCTGTCCGGCGGTTTCTACATGCAGCCGACCATCTTCGCCGGCAACAACACGATGCGGGTCTTCCAAGAAGAGATCTTTGGCCCCGTCGTTGCGGTCACCCCGTTCGACACTTATGACCAGGCCATGGACATCGCCAACGACACGCTCTACGGGTTGGGCGCGGGAGTGTGGAGCCGCGACGGCAACACCGCCTACCGCGCCGGTCGGGAAATCAAAGCCGGACGGGTGTGGACCAACTGCTACCACGCGTATCCGCCGCACTCGGCGTTCGGTGGGTACAAGCAGTCCGGTTTCGGCCGCGAAGGCCACAAGATGGCGCTCGAGCATTACCAGCAGACCAAGAATCTGCTGGTCTCCTACCGCAACAAAGCCCAAGGGTTTTTCTGA